In one window of Mytilus galloprovincialis chromosome 6, xbMytGall1.hap1.1, whole genome shotgun sequence DNA:
- the LOC143079738 gene encoding transmembrane protein 231-like isoform X2 has translation MEPPCVGFWLKEGFYEETPDIEFKRQLLLVLELENEGDFITYSTYQRYNQLQQQNLRVPLIQSREEDWNRDGKADGLDLHLEMPLQDPEKVTGVKLILIFQYKLFRYSTFTMECMAYIYHDSAKAGSKYEVFGDLKMSQRTPLAHRGTDDRFDTPVVNSASVYAKDYEFSKIFKEYTARNVTTYLQAPYTSWITGRGAGQPFVISANITYPEERYLYTTGFWYMIKWGWIQYVSVLLIFLFLFDRVKVFIYQNQLVQTIVETPFRKEKMQ, from the exons GCTTTTGGTTAAAGGAAGGTTTTTATGAGGAAACACCTGACATAGAGTTTAAGAGGCAGCTACTCCTGGTTTTAGAGCTAGAAAATGAAGGCGATTTTATTACCTATAGTACTTACCAAAGATATAACCAACTTCAACAACAAAATCTACGAGTACCACTGATTCAA TCGAGAGAAGAGGATTGGAATAGAGACGGTAAAGCTGATGGATTAGATTTACATTTAGAAATGCCACTTCAGGACCCAGAAAAGGTCACCGGAGTGAAACTGATTCTTATTTTCCAATACAAGTTATTT aggTATTCCACTTTCACCATGGAATGCATGGCATATATATATCATGATTCTGCCAAAGCTGGATCTAAATATGAAGTTTTTGGAGATCTAAAAATGAGTCAAAGAACACCATTAGCTCACAGAGGAACTGATGACAGATTTGAT ACTCCAGTTGTTAATTCTGCAAGTGTTTATGCTAAAGATTAtgaattttccaaaatatttaaagaatacaCAGCAAGGAATG TAACAACATATCTGCAGGCTCCATACACATCTTGGATTACAGGACGAGGTGCTGGCCAACCCTTTGTCATCAGTGCCAATATTACTTATCCAGAAGAGAGATATCT GTACACAACAGGATTCTGGTATATGATAAAGTGGGGCTGGATCCAGTATGTCTCAGTTCTACTCATATTCCTCTTCCTCTTCGATAGAGTCAAAGTATTTATCTATCAAAACCAACTGGTACAAACTATTGTTGAAACTCCTTTCCGCAAAGAGAAAATGCAGTGA